Proteins encoded together in one Acholeplasma hippikon window:
- a CDS encoding GNAT family N-acetyltransferase, whose translation MQITIKKATFEDVEELSKFLQRTYLAVYQDFLSKEYMSRAIEVNYTANQLKKAIIRGNDSDNFWIGYYLAVIKNKIVGVIGGGMTDELSGIYVLYVDENYNRLGIATQLVDFLTQKQKTLGAKKQYVKTLQDNLKGNQFCKKTGFKFRDTRLSAFNKENENFMINYYEREI comes from the coding sequence ATGCAAATTACAATTAAAAAAGCAACATTTGAAGATGTTGAAGAACTTTCGAAATTTCTTCAACGAACTTACTTAGCAGTTTATCAAGATTTTTTATCAAAAGAATATATGAGCCGTGCAATTGAAGTGAATTATACAGCTAATCAACTCAAAAAAGCAATTATTCGTGGTAATGATAGCGATAATTTTTGGATAGGTTATTATTTGGCAGTTATTAAAAATAAAATTGTAGGTGTTATTGGTGGTGGAATGACTGATGAATTGTCAGGTATCTATGTGCTTTATGTAGATGAAAATTACAATAGATTAGGAATTGCAACACAGTTAGTTGATTTTTTAACACAGAAACAAAAAACACTTGGTGCTAAAAAACAATATGTAAAAACATTGCAAGATAACTTAAAAGGCAATCAATTTTGTAAAAAAACAGGGTTTAAATTTAGAGATACAAGATTATCTGCCTTTAATAAAGAAAATGAAAACTTTATGATTAATTACTACGAAAGAGAAATTTAG
- a CDS encoding GNAT family N-acetyltransferase, with the protein MNKSYRFAEEKDIPLVLKFIKELSVYEKMEDQVIATETTLKEWLFEKKIAEVIFPMENNIEVGFALFFHNYSTFVGRAGLYLEDIYIMPQYRNRGHGKSIFKILSKIAVERNCGRFEWSCLDWNEPSIQFYKSLGAVPMNGWTVYRLTEEKFKKIAEEQ; encoded by the coding sequence ATGAACAAAAGTTATCGATTTGCAGAAGAAAAGGATATTCCATTAGTATTAAAATTTATTAAAGAATTATCAGTATATGAAAAAATGGAAGATCAAGTTATTGCCACAGAAACTACACTAAAAGAATGGTTGTTTGAAAAGAAAATCGCAGAAGTCATTTTTCCAATGGAGAATAATATTGAAGTAGGATTTGCTTTATTCTTTCATAACTACTCCACATTTGTTGGTAGAGCTGGTTTATATTTAGAAGATATATATATTATGCCTCAATATCGTAATCGAGGTCACGGAAAATCTATTTTTAAAATCTTATCTAAAATAGCAGTTGAACGTAACTGTGGTCGTTTTGAATGGTCATGTTTAGATTGGAATGAACCAAGTATTCAATTTTATAAGTCCTTAGGAGCAGTTCCAATGAATGGATGGACAGTTTACCGTCTAACCGAAGAAAAATTCAAAAAAATAGCTGAAGAACAATAA
- a CDS encoding ZIP family metal transporter encodes MTDWFLGLQTWQQALVAGMFTWFITLLGAALVFFAKTIKQKILNFIYGFAAGVMVAASFWSLLAPGIDWAEINGGLPAWLVVAIGFMFGGIFLYITDKTIPHIHFGKDQEREGISTKLKKTILLVFSITIHNIPEGLAIGVAFGAINRGDTSTAIAAATLAALSLAIGIGIQNFPEGAAVSIPLRQEGMSRKKAFFMGQASALVEPMMAVLGALLVTSMKSILPYALSFAAGAMIYVVVEELIPEAQGSQESKNSHHAVFGFMIGFTIMMILDVALG; translated from the coding sequence ATGACAGATTGGTTTCTAGGGTTACAAACATGGCAACAAGCACTCGTTGCTGGTATGTTTACATGGTTTATTACCTTGTTAGGTGCTGCATTAGTATTTTTTGCAAAAACAATTAAACAAAAGATTTTAAACTTTATTTATGGATTTGCGGCAGGTGTTATGGTTGCCGCAAGTTTCTGGAGTTTATTAGCTCCAGGTATTGACTGGGCTGAAATTAACGGGGGATTACCAGCTTGGTTAGTTGTAGCAATAGGATTTATGTTTGGTGGTATTTTCTTATATATTACCGATAAGACGATTCCACATATTCACTTTGGTAAAGACCAAGAACGTGAAGGGATTTCAACAAAATTGAAAAAGACAATTTTACTTGTCTTTTCTATTACCATCCATAATATCCCAGAAGGATTAGCAATTGGGGTTGCTTTTGGTGCAATTAATAGAGGAGATACTTCAACTGCAATAGCAGCAGCAACCCTAGCTGCATTAAGTTTAGCCATTGGTATTGGAATTCAAAACTTCCCAGAAGGTGCTGCAGTTTCTATCCCTTTACGACAAGAAGGAATGAGTAGAAAGAAAGCATTCTTTATGGGACAAGCATCTGCACTTGTAGAGCCAATGATGGCTGTTTTAGGTGCATTATTAGTGACTTCAATGAAATCAATTTTACCATATGCTTTATCATTTGCTGCTGGGGCTATGATCTATGTTGTTGTGGAAGAATTAATCCCGGAAGCACAAGGAAGTCAAGAATCTAAAAATAGTCACCATGCTGTATTTGGCTTTATGATTGGCTTCACAATTATGATGATTTTAGATGTAGCATTAGGATAA